One window from the genome of Magnolia sinica isolate HGM2019 chromosome 4, MsV1, whole genome shotgun sequence encodes:
- the LOC131242947 gene encoding kinesin-like protein KIN-12D isoform X3 — MSDSLGQMNHNLEGLKSDLNEVTKGRDCLDSEVLVLKEQLEMAQAVAEENEAIAIEARQMAEARKNYAEEEEVKLLEKSVEELEYTINVLENKGELVKGEAERQRLQREES, encoded by the exons ATGAGTGATTCACTTGGGCAAATGAATCATAACCTTGAAGGTTTGAAGAGTGATCTGAATGAAGTTACTAAGGGAAGGGATTGCCTTGATTCTGAGGTACTTGTCTTGAAAGAGCAGCTAGAAATGGCACAAGCTGTTGCTGAAGAAAATGAAGCAATTGCTATAGAAGCTCGACAG ATGGCTGAGGCAAGGAAGAACTATGCTGAAGAGGAGGAGGTGAAGCTGTTAGAGAAGTCTGTGGAAGAGCTAGAATATACTATAAATGTATTGGAAAACAAA gGGGAGCTTGTCAAAGGAGAGGCTGAAAGACAACGGTTGCAGAGAGAGGAGAGCTAG